One window of Flavobacteriales bacterium genomic DNA carries:
- a CDS encoding DUF3467 domain-containing protein codes for MSENENQLNIELTEETAEGVYSNLAIITHSNAEFIIDFIRVMPGVPKAKVKSRILLSPIHAKQLFRALGDNLAKFEQMHGTIKGGDAQPFPMNFGGTNTQA; via the coding sequence ATGAGCGAAAACGAAAACCAGCTGAACATTGAGCTGACCGAAGAAACTGCCGAAGGAGTATATTCCAACCTGGCGATAATTACCCATTCCAATGCGGAATTTATCATCGATTTTATTCGGGTTATGCCTGGTGTTCCAAAGGCAAAAGTGAAGTCAAGAATTTTACTTTCTCCCATTCACGCCAAACAATTGTTCAGAGCTTTGGGCGATAACCTTGCAAAATTTGAACAGATGCATGGCACCATAAAGGGTGGAGATGCACAGCCCTTTCCAATGAATTTTGGCGGGACCAACACTCAAGCATAA
- a CDS encoding PaaI family thioesterase: MKAIIDEYNKVNHFGRFLGMHFNILSPGEVEYHLEITESLLATETAAHGGVLAGFMDAILGVAALSVVAEEGKRVATLELKISFLAPALCNDQLSGKGSVIKKGSRIVFSEGSIYNQNGLLIAKGSGTFTAYPAEQKKEG; the protein is encoded by the coding sequence ATGAAAGCCATCATCGACGAATACAATAAGGTGAATCATTTCGGACGATTTCTCGGTATGCATTTCAATATCCTTTCACCGGGTGAAGTGGAATATCATCTGGAAATTACCGAATCTCTTTTGGCCACCGAAACTGCAGCGCATGGAGGTGTACTGGCTGGATTTATGGATGCCATTTTAGGTGTTGCAGCGTTAAGTGTGGTAGCTGAAGAAGGAAAACGCGTTGCTACGCTTGAATTAAAAATTTCATTTTTAGCACCTGCATTGTGCAATGATCAACTTAGCGGTAAAGGCAGCGTAATAAAAAAAGGATCGCGAATCGTTTTTTCAGAAGGAAGTATTTATAATCAAAATGGGTTGCTGATTGCGAAAGGCAGTGGCACATTTACGGCTTATCCTGCAGAGCAAAAAAAAGAGGGATAA
- a CDS encoding pirin family protein, with amino-acid sequence MKTIFHAATSRGYADHGWLKSHHTFSFANYYDPSRMHFGMLRVLNDDFVAAGMGFGTHPHSNMEIISIPLSGDLEHMDSMGHKMTIRQNDVQVMSAGTGVTHSEYNKNADKEVRFLQIWIIPDTKNVAPRYMQKTFSDAEKENTFLTLVGPDNSELDLRIHQHAWISSGIFDAGSTAEYALKDAKNGVYLFLLNGKISLGDQVLTSRDGMGIWDCDKLEMKVLEKAEILLLEIPMN; translated from the coding sequence ATGAAAACAATTTTTCATGCTGCAACATCCAGAGGATATGCAGATCATGGCTGGTTAAAATCGCACCACACTTTTAGTTTTGCTAATTACTATGATCCTTCCCGTATGCATTTCGGGATGTTAAGGGTATTGAATGATGACTTTGTTGCAGCGGGTATGGGTTTTGGAACGCATCCGCACAGCAATATGGAAATCATCTCCATTCCATTGTCAGGTGATTTGGAACATATGGATAGTATGGGGCATAAAATGACGATTCGGCAAAACGATGTTCAGGTGATGAGTGCCGGAACCGGAGTAACCCATTCGGAGTACAATAAAAATGCGGATAAGGAAGTCAGGTTTTTACAAATCTGGATTATTCCCGATACCAAAAATGTTGCGCCCAGATATATGCAAAAAACATTTTCTGACGCAGAAAAAGAAAATACATTCCTCACTTTGGTTGGTCCAGATAACAGTGAACTGGATTTAAGAATTCATCAACATGCTTGGATCTCTTCAGGGATTTTCGATGCAGGTTCTACTGCTGAATATGCCTTAAAGGATGCTAAAAATGGAGTATATCTCTTTTTGCTGAACGGAAAAATTTCGCTGGGAGATCAGGTGTTAACCAGCAGAGATGGTATGGGTATTTGGGACTGCGACAAACTTGAAATGAAGGTGCTTGAAAAAGCAGAAATACTTTTACTTGAAATTCCAATGAATTAA
- a CDS encoding DUF2798 domain-containing protein, producing the protein MKIKNPKLIPFVFVFLVATPLSFCLSGINTWRITGFENGFFSAWMKNWGIGFLMVYPLAIVFVGIAKKIIARLTSLICKLIPSVIDSSLWKKNIKTTASL; encoded by the coding sequence ATGAAAATAAAAAATCCAAAATTAATCCCCTTTGTTTTTGTTTTCCTTGTAGCTACTCCTTTAAGTTTTTGCCTGAGCGGCATTAATACATGGCGAATTACAGGATTTGAAAACGGTTTTTTTTCTGCATGGATGAAAAATTGGGGCATTGGTTTCCTGATGGTTTATCCATTGGCCATTGTATTTGTTGGAATAGCAAAAAAAATAATTGCCCGACTTACATCCTTAATTTGTAAATTGATACCATCAGTCATTGATTCTTCATTATGGAAAAAGAATATAAAAACGACCGCATCGTTGTAA
- a CDS encoding (4Fe-4S)-binding protein translates to MEKEYKNDRIVVKWEPEKCIHSTKCWKGLLPVFDPRRKPWVDLSAAETEEIIAQIDKCPSGALSWKFIHGDNKESSTSGETIVEAMKNGPLILYGNVQVKNSEGKMEMRNKSTAFCRCGASSNKPYCDGSHVKIGFQG, encoded by the coding sequence ATGGAAAAAGAATATAAAAACGACCGCATCGTTGTAAAATGGGAACCTGAAAAGTGTATTCATTCTACCAAATGCTGGAAAGGACTTTTACCTGTTTTTGATCCACGCCGTAAACCATGGGTGGATTTAAGCGCAGCGGAAACCGAAGAAATTATCGCGCAAATTGATAAATGTCCTTCCGGCGCACTTTCCTGGAAGTTTATACATGGCGACAATAAAGAATCCTCTACAAGTGGAGAAACGATTGTAGAGGCCATGAAAAACGGTCCCTTGATCCTTTACGGAAATGTACAGGTGAAAAATTCGGAGGGTAAAATGGAAATGCGAAATAAATCGACCGCATTTTGCCGTTGCGGAGCTTCATCCAATAAACCGTATTGCGATGGGAGTCACGTAAAAATTGGATTTCAAGGATAA